One window of Cygnus atratus isolate AKBS03 ecotype Queensland, Australia chromosome 17, CAtr_DNAZoo_HiC_assembly, whole genome shotgun sequence genomic DNA carries:
- the RPLP0 gene encoding 60S acidic ribosomal protein P0 — translation MPREDRATWKSNYFMKIIQLLDDYPKCFVVGADNVGSKQMQQIRMSLRGKAVVLMGKNTMMRKAIRGHLENNPALEKLLPHIRGNVGFVFTKEDLTEIRDMLLANKVPAAARAGAIAPCDVTVPAQNTGLGPEKTSFFQALGITTKISRGTIEILSDVQLIKTGDKVGASEATLLNMLNISPFSFGLVIQQVFDNGSIYNPEVLDITEDTLHKRFLEGVRNVASVCLQIGYPTIASVPHSIINGYKRVLAVAVETDYTFPLAEKVKAFLADPSAFVVAAPAAAETAAPAAATAAAPAKEAAKEESEESDEDMGFGLFD, via the exons ATGCCCAGGGAAGACAGGGCTACGTGGAAGTCCAACTACTTCATGAAAATCATC CAACTGCTGGATGATTACCCGAAATGTTTCGTTGTGGGAGCGGACAACGTGGGATCCAAGCAGATGCAGCAAATCCGGATGTCGCTGCGCGGGAAGGCCGTGGTGCTGATGGGGAAGAACACCATGATGCGCAAAGCTATCCGCGGGCACCTGGAGAACAACCCTGCCTTGGAAAA GCTGCTGCCTCACATCCGTGGGAACGTGGGCTTTGTTTTCACCAAGGAGGATCTGACTGAGATCCGGGACATGCTGCTGGCCAACAAG gtgccagcagctgcccgTGCTGGTGCGATTGCTCCTTGTGACGTGACTGTGCCAGCCCAGAACACCGGTCTCGGACCTGAGAAGACCTCCTTCTTCCAGGCCTTGGGAATCACCACGAAGATTTCCAGAGGAACCATTGAAATTCTG AGCGACGTGCAGCTCATCAAGACTGGAGACAAAGTGGGTGCCAGCGAAGCCACCCTGCTGAACATGCTGAACATCTCCCCGTTCTCCTTCGGGTTGGTGATCCAGCAGGTCTTTGACAATGGCAGCATTTACAATCCTGAAGTGCTGGACATCACCGAGGATACCTTGCACAAGCGTTTCCTGGAG GGTGTTCGTAACGTTGCCAGCGTCTGCCTGCAAATTGGGTACCCGACCATTGCTTCTGTGCCCCACTCCATCATCAACGGGTACAAGCGGGTCCTGGCCGTGGCGGTGGAGACCGACTACACCTTCCCGCTGGCCGAAAAG GTGAAGGCCTTCCTGGCAGACCCCTCGGCTTTCGTGGTGGCCGCCCCGGCGGCAGCCGAAACGGCCGCACCCGCCGCAGCCACCGCCGCCGCGCCGGCCAAGGAGGCGGCCAAGGAGGAGTCGGAGGAGTCGGACGAGGACATGGGCTTCGGCCTCTTCGACtag